Genomic segment of Heterodontus francisci isolate sHetFra1 chromosome 26, sHetFra1.hap1, whole genome shotgun sequence:
ACTTCACTAATCTTTCTAGAAAGCAAAATCATTTTTATTAAACATTAAGACCACTGCACAGAAAAAATAATGGGCTAATTTAAATCCAATGATGTTTACTTATTTGGAGGGTGCTCCTGTTTTTTTGCAACCTTTCAAATTTTTGTCCCTATCGTGTTTATAGTAATGGATTCGAAAAAACTAACTGAAACAATTGACTGCAACACACTTTCAGGAAGCTCAAAGTTAATCTGGAAATCTCGGGTTTGCTAAATAAGAGGACAGTGCTGTCCTGTAATAAGTTACTTGGCAATCTCTTTAGGAAGAACGTCGTTGGTGTATATTCGGGTCTGAGATAGCTAAGTTTGCCCGATGATGGGTCACTGGAAACCATAGCCTCGTGGGGCTGGCTTGGTTGTCCTATGGAATTTTTCAGAGTTTTCTTTTCTGAAATTCGctccaattttccatccatttttTTGGGGCCTCCCCCAGGAGCTGGTAAAACTCGGTCTTGCGAAGGGAGATGTATAGAGTTCCATCGTTAATTGGACGCAGTGATGATTGGGTCTGAAACAAAAAACccccagaaaatactggaaatattcagcaggtctggcagcatctgtggagagaaaaacagagtaaacgtttcaggtctgtgacctttcaccagaactgacaaaagatcatcgacctgacacgttaactctgtttctctctccgcagatgctgcctgacctgctgaacacttccagtatttttttttttgctttttgtttCACATTCCCAACATCCGCAGTCGCTTGCTTTTGTATTAGATGTGACGATTGGGTCTGATCTGTCTGTCTCGATTTTTTCATATGTTGGTGTATATTGATTTTGTAAATGTGTTAGTACTAAATAATTAATATATTTACGCAGCGTTAGTTGCTCATGTGGCATATACTCTGAATAATTTTCGTTTAGTAGTTAGCCAAAATATGATTTTCTTAACGGTTCACAAAATCTGGCAATGAATTGAATTGCACTCAAATAGCTTAAAGTATTGGTAACAAAAGATTGATTGCTCAAGACACAACTGTAAACGATATTTTTCTGTAAAACAGAATTTCAGGCAGTATGCCAGAAGCAGATGGACATATTCCGATATTTAAATTTGAATACTACAGTTCTTATAGTAAAGATAGTCCATTCTAGCAGCTGCCCTCACTACACGCGAGAAATTATGGGGAATGATATGAATTCTTAATAAGCCATTACCAAATTCATGTCTGCGCTATTGTAACTGAGACTAACTTTAAACAAACATTAAAATAACGGAGAGAGGAATTTGGTACTAGCACGCCAAATGTACAAGTAGCTCACCATAATCGATGTTCCTGTGTGTTAAATTAGGCTTGAAAGGCAAACTGTCAAATAAATGGGCAATTCGACCAGGAGAGCGACCGTCTGAAGGGCAACTTTGAGACAGGTCTGGGCGGggcggggcggtggtggtggtggtgggagatgAAGTCTCTGAGGCGCTGCCGTGCCCTTACCTAGAAGCTGCTGTTGTTCGAGCAGGAGATCTGGCTGAGAGTCATGGACTCGGTGTACTGCTGGCTGCTGGTGGACAGCGAGCGGCGGCAGGAGCGCTGGAAGCGCTGGTTCCTCCCGTGGAAGGAGCTGCTGTTGCCGAAGCTCCGGTGCTGGTTGGCCAGGTACTCCTTGTAGTTCTTGGTGAGCAGGGTGTAGAGGAAGGGGTTGATGCAGCTGTTGCTGTAGGTCAGGCAGGTCATCAGGTAGTTGATGTGACCCCGTGTCttctgggacagggagaggggggactgATAGTGCTCGATCATTTGCCAGACCCAGAAGGGCAGGAAACAGGCCCAGAAGACCAGGACAATGGCGAAGATCATGTAGAGGACTTTCTGGTTGGGCGAGCGTTTCGTTTGCTTATCGTTAAAAGTAGTCACCTGGGAGACCCAGTAAGTCCGGGCTAACCTAATGTACAAATAGCCAATGATCATCCCAGGAGCTAGAATACTGGTGGTGAAGAGGACAGTCATGTAGATCCTGAAGATGTGAAGGCTCCAGGTTGGAGCGCAGATATGTTTGCCTCGGATCTGGATTAACTTGATGATAATGATCATGGGTAGTGCGAGCAGTAAGGAAGTCAGCCAGATCACCACGGCGATGGCCTTCCTGTAACTTTTGGACCGCTTGACCGTGTCCAGGGGTTTGACCACAGCCAGATAGCGCTCGGTGCTCATCACAGTCAGCGTGAATATACTGGCGTGCATGGTCAGGAAGTCCACGCTGAACAGGACCCGGCAGCCAATGTCCCCGAAGTACCAGCCTTTCACAAAGTAAGTGCAGACTATGAAGGggatggtggagaggtagagcaagTCAGCCAGCGCCAGGTTGATGATATAGATGTACATGGAGGCGGCGGATCTCATGGAGTGACACATCACTACCAGGGTATAGATATTCCCCGTCACCCCGATGAGGAACATGAGGGAGAGGATAGTTCCAATGGAGCAGGTCACCACCAGCTCCTCCACTGAGCCTGATGTTGGCAGTCGCTCAGTGACTGAAACGTTGCTGGAGATGGTGCTGATGTTCCACTCTGGGAGGTCAGTGGCCATCTCTCTGGATCACTCAGAGGGAGAGGACAAACAGAGCCAGCCGCAGAAAAATGTCAACTTCTAATTTAATCTCAGCGATTTAAACAATTGTCCTAAAGTGTTTTTCGGCTTCTTCACCGGTTGATTCTTTTCCCCTCTGGAAAAGGATTTAGATAAACTTACAGCCAGACATGCTCCATACCTTCCTGGTGGAATTGACAAGCCATGTGCTGTTTGGACTTTTATAGCCAGAGTTGAATGACACGGAGTCTTGAAGATGGTTTTTCCGTTTTTGTTCGAGTTTGAAGAGTCACAAATCAGTGAGTTCAGCCTCAGTGCTTGGCCAAGATCTGACTGCAGTTTTAGTTGATCATTGCTAACAAAGCAGTGTTGTACAAGCCCCGGTTGCCGGGACTGTTGGACCGCTGTCTGGGTGATGAGATGTCCCTGATCCGTGTCCCCTCCTCCCTGCTGATCGCTATTTATGCCGCCGATGACGCGGGCTTTCGTTTCCCTTTTTGAAACGCCAACACTCGGAGCCATGCCTTTCATTTGTTGCTCCCGCTGCTATTTCTAGTCAATAATAATTGGTAAGAAGCTGCCGTGTGTGGTGGTGGGGAGAGGGTGGTTGCTGTTCACTGCTGTTGCTCTCTCACTGTAGCTGCTCATTTTAAGCCAGCAGAGTGTAGCTAATAACGAGAGCTTGAAAGTGGAGGTGAGGATACGGAAAGGAAATCCCAGAAGGGAAACGTGGGGATTCTTCGGCATGACACAAGGCTGTTAATACATCTTAAATGTATCGTTTTTGTTACATAGTTGTTTTGTTTAAAATAATGTTTAGGATCTCTTTGGATCAGAATGCAATCTTTTTATTAGGCTCCAGAAAGGAGACTGGGATTCTACCATACCTTACAGCACTACTTAAATCATCTTAAATAGATCTTTTTTAGTCACTATTTTATTTAATATTGCTTAAGTTTATAACTCTTTTGATAAGTGTACAGTGTCCTAAagaggtattatcactggactagtaacccagagacccagggtatttctctggagacatgggttcgaatcccaccaagcagaaggtggaatttgaatttaattaataaatctggaattaaaagcaagtctaatgatggtcatgaaaccattgttgattgttttaaaaactcatctggttcacgaatgtcctttagggaaggaaatctgctgtccttacctggtctggcctacatgtgactccagacccacagcaatgtggttaactcttacatgccctctgaaatggcctagcaagccactcagttgtacctaaccgctacaaagtcaatacaaaggaatgaaaccggacggaccacccggcatcgacctaggcaccggaaacgacaagggcaaacccagccctgtcgaccctgcaaagtcctccttactaacatctgggggcttgtgccaaagttgggagagctgtcccacagactagtcaagcaaca
This window contains:
- the LOC137384552 gene encoding urotensin-2 receptor produces the protein MATDLPEWNISTISSNVSVTERLPTSGSVEELVVTCSIGTILSLMFLIGVTGNIYTLVVMCHSMRSAASMYIYIINLALADLLYLSTIPFIVCTYFVKGWYFGDIGCRVLFSVDFLTMHASIFTLTVMSTERYLAVVKPLDTVKRSKSYRKAIAVVIWLTSLLLALPMIIIIKLIQIRGKHICAPTWSLHIFRIYMTVLFTTSILAPGMIIGYLYIRLARTYWVSQVTTFNDKQTKRSPNQKVLYMIFAIVLVFWACFLPFWVWQMIEHYQSPLSLSQKTRGHINYLMTCLTYSNSCINPFLYTLLTKNYKEYLANQHRSFGNSSSFHGRNQRFQRSCRRSLSTSSQQYTESMTLSQISCSNNSSF